A genomic region of Chaetodon auriga isolate fChaAug3 chromosome 11, fChaAug3.hap1, whole genome shotgun sequence contains the following coding sequences:
- the eif3s6ip gene encoding eukaryotic translation initiation factor 3 subunit L, whose translation MSYHDEEEYDPYTYPNDCDLHTGDPKADLAYERQYEQQTYHVIPEVIKNFLQYFHKTISDLIDQKVYELQSNRVSSESIEQKIYEIQDVYENSWNKLTDRFFKTSPWPEAEAIASLVGNDAVFLILYKELYYRHIYAKVSGGPTLDQRFESYYNYCNLFNYILNADGPAPLELPNQWLWDIIDEFIYQFQSFSQYRCKTAKKSEEEIEFLRNNPKIWNVHSVLNVLHSLVDKSNINRQLEVYTSGGDPESVAGEYGRHSLYKMLGYFSLVGLLRLHSLLGDYYQAIKVLENIELNKKSMYSRVPECQITTYYYVGFAYLMMRRYQDAIRVFANILLYIQRTRNMFQRSTYKYEMINKQNEQMHGLLAIALTMYPMRIDESIHTQLREKYGDKMLRMQKGDLQVFEELFSFACPKFLSPVVPNYDNVHPNYHKEPFQQQLKVFAEEVQQQAQLSTIRSFLKLYTTMPVAKLAGFLDMTEQEFRIQLLVFKHKMKNLVWTSGISALDGEFQSASEVDFYIDKDMIHIADTKVARRYGDFFIRQIHKFEELNKTLKKMPATGTTAASGSSASRGV comes from the exons ATGTCATACCACGACGAAGAAGAG TACGATCCTTACACCTACCCAAACGACTGCGACCTGCACACCG GTGACCCCAAAGCAGACCTGGCCTATGAGAGGCAGTATGAGCAGCAGACCTACCACGTCATTCCAGAGGTGATCAAGAACTTCCTGCAGTATTTCCACAAAACCATCTCTGACCTGATTGACCAGAAGGTTTATGAGCTGCAGTCCAACCGCGTGTCCAGTGAGAGCATTGAGCAGAAGATCTATGAGATCCAGGACGTCTATGAAAACAG CTGGAATAAGTTGACAGACCGTTTCTTCAAGACCTCTCCCTGGCCAGAGGCTGAGGCCATCGCGTCACTCGTTGGCAATG ATGCTGTGTTCCTCATCCTCTATAAGGAGCTGTACTACCGACACATCTATGCCAAAGTCAGC GGAGGACCAACTCTGGACCAGAGGTTTGAGTCCTACTACAATTACTGCAACCTCTTCAACTACATTCTCA ATGCTGATGGCCCCGCTCCCCTGGAGCTGCCAAACCAGTGGCTCTGGGACATCATTGATGAGTTCATCTACCAG TTCCAGTCCTTCAGTCAGTACCGCTGTAAGACGGCCAAaaagtcagaggaggagatcGAATTCCTGAGGAACAACCCGAAGATCTGGAACGTCCACAGCGTCCTGAACGTTCTCCACTCCCTGGTGGACAAAAGCAACATTAACCGCCAGCTCGAGGTGTACACCAGCGGAG GAGACCCAGAGAGTGTGGCCGGAGAATATGGGCGCCACTCCCTGTACAAGATGTTGGGTTACTTCAGCTTGGTGGGGCTCCTGAGGCTTCACTCACTGCTTGGCGACTATTACCAGGCCATCAAAGTCCTGGAGAACATCGAACTCAACAAGAAG aGCATGTACTCTCGTGTGCCGGAGTGCCAGATCACCACATATTACTATGTGGGTTTTGCCTACTTGATGATGAGGCGCTACCAGGATGCCATTCGAGTCTTTGCCAACATCCTGCTGTACATCCAGAGGACGAGAAACATGTTCCAGAGGTCGACATATAAATATGAGATG ATTAACAAACAAAACGAGCAGATGCATGGTCTGCTGGCCATCGCTCTCACCATGTACCCAATGCGCATCGATGAGAGCATTCACACGCAGCTGAGGGAGAAGTACGGAGACAAGATGCTGCGAATGCAGAAAGG AGACCTGCAGGTATTTGAGGAGCTGTTCAGCTTTGCCTGTCCCAAGTTTCTGTCACCTGTGGTGCCAAACTACGACAACGTCCATCCCAACTACCACAAAGAgccttttcagcagcagctgaaggtctttgctgaggaggtgcagcagcaggcCCAACTCTCCACCATTCGCAG CTTCCTGAAGCTGTACACCACCATGCCAGTAGCCAAGCTGGCAGGCTTCCTGGACATGACCGAGCAGGAGTTCCGTATTCAGCTGCTCGTCTTCAAGCACAAGATGAAGAACCTGGTCTGGACCAGCGGCATCTCAGCTCTGGACGGAGAGTTCCAGTCTGCTTCTGAGGTTGACTTTTACATTGACAAG GACATGATCCACATTGCCGACACAAAAGTTGCTCGTCGCTACGGAGACTTTTTCATCAGACAGATCCACAAGTTTGAGGAG TTGAACAAGACACTGAAGAAGATGCCAGCCACCGGCACCACTGCAGCATCCGGGAGCTCTGCAAGCCGAGGAGTCTGA